From Pyrenophora tritici-repentis strain M4 chromosome 1, whole genome shotgun sequence, the proteins below share one genomic window:
- a CDS encoding Dimer-Tnp-hAT domain containing protein yields MPVAKEQVGDVPEGLVPAIKLEPPPGFEQDKWEQLTDGFACEADEIDGILDQRGSGGSRKGRPINLSVPYTGSLSGSARAIAQRERKALFDKEEKVLESVRTADRSAKYQLKKSLLQQPKYKLANSARQAKLLEKEWDILSEKRFTQKKSVAKDILAIPIAQVGVERVFNVAKDVIGSRRHRLSARTIQQIMVLKDTISQEEEQGLDYLVAQLGEDGEPIDEVNDLFELPASLEHTFDIDEENQTTEEESEEEVQEERQLPPRKRQRPQRYRDN; encoded by the exons atgcctgtcgcgaaagagcaagtcggcgacgtacctgaaggcctagttccagccatcaaactTGAACCTCCGCCTGGGTTCGAACAAGATAAGTGGGAGCAGCTTACCGAT GGATTTGCGTGTGAAGCTGACGAGATTGACGGTATCTTAGATCAAAGAGGTAGTGGGGGTTCacgaaaaggccgacctaTCAATTTGAGCGTCCCCTATACTGGCTCTCTGAGTGGTAGCGCCCGTGCTATTGCTCAACGTGAACGCAAAGCTCTTTTCgataaagaggagaaggtacTTGAAAGCGTTAGAACAGCCGACCGCTCCGCGAAGTACCAACTGAAGAAATCGCTTTTGCAACAGCCTAAGTATAAATTAGCAAATAGTGCTAGACAGGCTAAGCTGCTAGAGAAAGAGTGGGATATACTTTCAGAGAAGCGGTTTACCCAGAAAAAGTCTG TGGcgaaggatatactagcaATACCAATTGCTCAGGTTGGGGTTGAAAGAGTTTTCAATGTTGCTAAGGATGTTATTGGTAGTCGGAGGCACCGACTATCTGCCCGGACAATACAGCAGATAATGGTTCTTAAGGATACAATATctcaagaggaagaacaGGGTCTAGACTACCTAGTTGCTCAATTAGGGGAGGATGGAGAGCCAATTGACGAGGTTAATGATCTTTTTGAGCTTCCAGCCTCGTTAGAGCATACCTTCGATATAGATGAGGAGAACCAGActacagaagaagagtcggaggaagaggtccaggaggagcgtcaattgccacctcgaaagcgccagcgtcctCAGCGCTACCGTGATAATTAG
- a CDS encoding HHT1, Histones H3 and H4 has protein sequence MARTKPRPKVTGKAGRGGPDGKTVTGGKPAQKALASKARRQVAGKSTRKAPVAVKKKRKFKAGTVALREIKRYQRGFELLLRKLPFSRVVREFAQVHKADIRFQRSAIEALQEATEAFLVGYFEDCNINAIHAKRVTIQEKDSQLARRYFARELLAFL, from the exons ATGGCAAGGACAAAACCACGGCCTAAGGTCACCGGTAAAGCCGGCCGGGGTGGTCCTGATGGCAAGACAGTTACTGGCGGCAAGCCGGCTCAGAAGGCCCTTGCTAGTAAGGCTAGACGTCAAGTAGCAGGAAAGTCTACGCGAAAGGCACCTGTAGCTgttaagaagaagcgcaagtttaAGGCCGGCA CTGTCGCATTACGGGAAATCAAGAGATACCAGAGAGGTTTTGAACTACTCTTGCGAAAACTCCCCTTTTCCCGCGTAGTGCGCGAATTTGCACAGGTGCACAAGGCCGATATCCGCTTTCAACGATCTGCAATCGAAGCTCTTCAGGAAGCTACAGAAGCTTTCTTAGTTGGTTATTTTGAGG ACTGCAACATCAATGCTATTCACGCAAAGAGGGTTACTATTCAAGAGAAGGATTCTCAATTGGCTAGGCGCTACTTTGCGCGCGAGTTACTAGCTTTTCTCTAG
- a CDS encoding GatA, Asp-tRNAAsn-Glu-tRNAGln amidotransferase A subunit and related amidase, with translation MNLFWSASIVSFVVTNARAAVSSTGFTVSLTDIDYFLPPKPVAKISRCDELQSTFGDELFVPFTVLNAKDSGFDIASLTAGYDEDDVWQTGFMEALYIQGSNSRSLNTSVTILSGISSCELAPGPYFINAAGNVYEAWRLYSDVQGAFTESAIASGDGSYSVLPAGTVGQKQAVAVPSRLYFTKTAEKPLAGMRIGIKDIYDIKGLRTSNGNRAWYWLYPPANITAPAVQNLIDAGAVIVGKMITSQFANGEVATADWVDYHEAFNPRGDGYQDTSSSSSGGGAGTAAYSWLDISLGSDTGGSVRIPAQVQGLYGNRPSHGLVPLDHVMPLSPVLDTAGLLARNPHIWMEAAKAMYGPNITFTKDYPTSIQTLGWPTEADNVADQLLIDFLGNVTEFLGAKVTVYNISADFDAANPDVAPLATFLNLTYALLITKQQSELVKKPFYADYAEKHDGRLPFVNPVPLYRWAWGDNQTLTLEDGVANKTMFQTWANETFLVPSYQSCSESLVMYVGSTAGTVYRNAYRKPPGLPFGFDYSRISNMAEVPDFVVPLGDAPYNSTITGHVEYLPVTADLLVAKGCDGMLFSLIADLYDAGILKESKTGQSGVTGGDILLRRSMLGLE, from the exons ATGAATCTCTTCTGGTCCGCGAGCATAGTGTCCTTCGTGGTCACCAATGCGCGAGCTGCCGTATCCTCGACAGGGTTTACTGTGTCTTTGACGGATATTGACTACTTCTTGCCGCCGAAGCCGGTCGCCAAGATCTCCCGCTGCGATGAGCTTCAATCAACATTCGGGGATGAGCTTTTTGTCCCATTCACGGTTCTGAACGCCAAGGACAGTGGATTTGATATCGCGTCTCTGACGGCTGGTTACGACGAGGATGATGTTTGGCAAACTGGATTTATGGAAG CACTCTACATCCAGGGTAGCAACTCCAGGTCCCTGAATACTTCGGTAACCATTCTTTCTGGCATCTCATCCTGTGAACTTGCGCCTGGGCCGTACTTTATCAATGCGGCGGGTAATGTATACGAAGCTTGGAGACTCTACTCTGATGTACAAGGCGCTTTCACAGAGTCTGCCATTGCGAGTGGGGACGGATCATACTCGGTCCTGCCCGCTGGGACCGTGGGTCAGAAGCAAGCAGTCGCTGTTCCGTCTCGTCTGTATTTCACCAAAACCGCTGAAAAGCCATTGGCGGGCATGCGCATTGGAATCAAGGACATTTATG ACATCAAAGGTCTACGAACTTCCAATGGCAACAGGGCTTGGTATTGGCTTTATCCGCCGGCAAATATTACTGCACCAGCTGTCCAAAATCTGATCGATGCTGGAGCTGTCATTGTTGGAAAAATGATTACATCTCAGTTTGCCAATGGCGAGGTTGCTACTGCAGACTGGGTCGACTATCATGAAGCATTCAACCCCCGCGGTGATGGCTACCAGGACACATCCTCTAGCTCTTCTGGTGGCGGCGCTGGTACGGCTGCGTACTCGTGGTTGGACATCAGCCTTGGCTCAGATACGGGCGGCAGTGTGCGCATTCCGGCCCAGGTCCAGGGCTTGTATGGCAATCGTCCGTCGCACGGCTTGGTACCCTTGGACCACGTCATGCCGCTCAGCCCAGTACTCGACACCGCCGGATTGCTTGCGCGCAATCCACATATCTGGATGGAAGCTGCCAAAGCAATGTATGGACCAAACATCACCTTCACCAAAGATTACCCCACCAGCATTCAAACGCTTGGATGGCCGACGGAAGCAGATAATGTCGCCGACCAGCTTTTGATTGACTTCCTGGGGAACGTAACCGAGTTTCTGGGCGCCAAGGTGACGGTATACAATATTTCGGCAGATTTCGATGCAGCGAACCCAGATGTGGCACCTCTTGCTACGTTTTTGAACCTTACGTATGCACTCCTGATTACGAAGCAGCAGTCGGAGCTTGTCAAGAAGCCTTTCTACGCTGACTATGCGGAGAAGCACGATGGCCGTCTGCCATTTGTGAATCCCGTACCTTTGTATCGATGGGCGTGGGGCGACAATCAAACTCTGACTTTGGAAGATGGCGTTGCCAACAAGACCATGTTTCAAACCTGGGCTAATGAGACTTTCTTAGTCCCCTCGTATCAGTCGTGTTCGGAGTCTTTGGTCATGTACGTCGGCTCTACAGCTGGTACCGTCTACCGCAACGCTTATCGAAAGCCGCCGGGTTTACCGTTCGGTTTCGATTATAGCCGTATCTCAAACATGGCTGAAGTCCCTGACTTCGTTGTACCGCTCGGTGACGCACCATACAACTCCACCATCACCGGGCATGTTGAATACCTACCTGTGACAGCCGACCTGTTGGTGGCAAAGGGATGTGATGGTATGTTGTTTTCGCTTATCGCGGATCTATACGACGCCGGCATACTCAAGGAGAGTAAGACTGGGCAAAGTGGTGTAACTGGAGGAGATATTTTGCTCAGGAGGAGCATGCTTGGTCTTGAATAA
- a CDS encoding Vesicle coat complex COPII, subunit SEC24-subunit SFB2-subunit SFB3 — protein sequence MSDFAAYHAMGTGSPNPNDPNRQRPPVAASPAGYYQAGSPAMAPPPGQYAGTPAQYGTPVQQHEGYFPQQGAPQAHPQYQGDQDMNNLTGQMGAVGLGVDQAAQPKHKKKNRHAYHNIEGPGGSQQAFNGAPQNGIPSQFMNQNSPQPGGAQWMEPQITPAMSQFPAPVNPLFSPGAQASPMQYAARTPAAPHQPGGAAVGSAQGRVDPEQIPSVPKSRDAPARYYLEHVYPTMEHHLPPPATVPFVAFDQGNSSPKFARLTLNNIPLTAQALAATSLPLGMVLQPLATQQEGEQAIPVLDFGEIGPPRCARCRAYINPFMQFKAGGNKVVCNLCTYPNDVPGEYFAPTDQSGVRTDRLQRPELTLGTVDFLVPKEYWSKEPVGLRWLFLVDVTAEAVNRGFLHGFCEGIMSALYGDSKSETDETEPTCRIPKGAKIGIVTFDKEMHFYNLNPNLTSAQMLVMSDLEDPFLPFSEGLFVDPVESKTVITSLLTQLPNMFSEVKNPEPALLPTLNSAVAALSATGGKIVCSLAALPTWGPGRLMLRDDGNMHNTDAERKLLQTEHPGFKKIAEKMVQNGIGVDFFLAAPSGGYLDIATIGHVSAITGGEVFYYPNFHSPRDLLKLSKEIQHTVTRETGYQALMKVRCSNGLQVSGYHGNFYHHTFGADLEFGVIDADKAIGVMFSYDGKLDPKLDAHFQSALLYTTAGGERRVRCTNIVASVSANTGECMKFVDQDAVVNIIAKEAAARMTEKSLKDIRGALTEKTVDILAGYRKNFTGNNPPGQLVLPENLKEFGMYILGLIKSRAFKGGKEPTDRRVHDMRMIKSMGPLELSLYLYPRIIAIHNLDPTDGFANEKGHLVMPEGIRASFSKVEEGGAYIVDNGQVCLLWLHAQVSPNLLEDLFGEGNNSLKALDPFQSTLPILETHLNAQVRNILQYLETTRASKALTIQLARQGLDGAEYEFARLLYEDRNNEAQSYVDWLVHVHRHIQLELAGQRKKEDSGDGVGSTFVGLRTPYWG from the exons ATGTCCGACTTCGCTGCGTACCACGCCATGGGCACAGGCTCTCCAAATCCGAATGATCCGAATAGACAGCGCCCGCCAGTTGCCGCGAGTCCTGCTGGCTACTACCAGGCTGGAAGCCCTGCAATGGCTCCACCTCCGGGCCAGTATGCGGGCACACCAGCGCAGTATGGGACGCCAGTCCAGCAGCATGAAGGGTACTTTCCACAGCAGGGGGCACCACAAGCGCACCCCCAATATCAGGGCGATCAGGACATGAACAATCTGACAGGACAGATGGGCGCGGTCGGGCTGGGTGTCGATCAGGCGGCGCAACCAAAgcacaagaagaagaacaggCATGCATATCACAACATTGAAGGTCCTGGAGGCAGTCAGCAAGCCTTCAATGGCGCGCCTCAGAATGGTATACCGTCGCAATTTATGAATCAGAACTCGCCGCAGCCGGGAGGAGCGCAATGGATGGAGCCTCAAATCACCCCCGCCATGAGCCAATTCCCTGCACCAGTGAATCCGCTGTTCAGCCCAGGAGCGCAAGCTTCGCCCATGCAATACGCAGCAAGAACACCGGCGGCGCCTCATCAGCCAGGAGGTGCCGCCGTAGGCTCAGCCCAAGGACGTGTTGATCCCGAGCAGATACCCAGTGTGCCCAAATCGCGAGATGCGCCAGCGAGATACTACCTCGAGCATGTGTACCCGACCATGGAGCACCACCTACCACCTCCCGCCACCGTTCCGTTCGTTGCCTTTGACCAAGGCAATTCCTCACCTAAATTCGCACGCTTAACACTCAACAACATTCCGCTCACCGCACAAGCTCTCGCTGCAACTTCCCTACCCCTTGGAATGGTTCTACAACCGCTGGCTACTCAGCAGGAAGGTGAACAGGCCATACCGGTACTAGACTTTGGCGAGATTGGGCCACCCAGGTGTGCAAGATGTAGAGCGTACATCAATCCATTCATGCAGTTCAAGGCTGGCGGAAACAAGGTCGTATGCAACCTTTGTACATATCCCAACGACGTTCCCGGAGAATACTTTGCGCCTACAGATCAGTCTGGTGTAAGAACAGACAGATTGCAACGACCGGAGCTTACACTTGGCACGGTTGACTTCTTGGTACCGAAGGAATACTGGTCCAAGGAGCCTGTTGGGCTACGTTGGCTATTCTTGGTTGATGTCACGGCCGAGGCTGTCAATCGTGGCTTTCTCCATGGCTTCTGCGAAGGTATAATGAGCGCATTGTACGGCGATTCGAAAAGCGAGACCGATGAGACCGAACCCACATGTCGGATACCAAAAGGTGCCAAGATTGGCATTGTGACTTTCGACAAAGAAATGCATTTCTACAACCTCAATCCCAATTTGACAAGCGCTCAGATGCTGGTCATGTCCGATCTTGAGGATCCTTTCTTGCCATTCAGCGAAGGCTTGTTCGTTGACCCTGTGGAATCCAAGACAGTCATCACATCCCTCCTCACGCAACTACCAAATATGTTCTCTGAAGTCAAGAATCCTGAGCCGGCCCTACTTCCTACCCTGAACTCTGCGGTGGCAGCTTTGTCAGCCACAGGCGGAAAAATAGTATGTTCGTTGGCTGCGCTTCCCACCTGGGGTCCTGGAAGATTGATGCTTCGTGACGACGGTAATATGCACAACACCGACGCTGAGAGGAAGCTTCTCCAGACCGAACATCCAGGGTTTAAAAAGATTGCCGAGAAGATGGTACAAAATGGCATTGGTGTGGACTTTTTTCTGGCAGCACCGAGCGGCGGCTACCTTGATATTGCAACTATCG GTCATGTTTCTGCCATAACAGGTGGAGAAGTCTTCTACTACCCAAACTTCCACTCACCCAGGGACTTACTCAAGCTGTCCAAGGAGATCCAGCATACAGTCACACGAGAAACCGGTTATCAAGCGCTGATGAAGGTTCGATGCTCAAACGGTCTGCAGGTCTCCGGTTACCACGGGAACTTTTACCACCACACTTTCGGTGCCGACTTGGAGTTTGGAGTCATCGATGCTGACAAGGCCATTGGTGTCATGTTCAGTTACGATGGCAAACTAGACCCTAAGCTTGATGCTCACTTCCAAAGTGCACTTCTCTACACGACTGCCGGCGGCGAGCGACGAGTACGATGCACCAATATTGTGGCTAGCGTGAGCGCAAATACTGGTGAATGCATGAAGTTTGTCGACCAGGATGCCGTAGTGAACATCATCGCCAAGGAAGCTGCTGCGCGTATGACGGAGAAGAGTCTCAAAGACATCAGAGGAGCTTTGACCGAGAAGACTGTAGATATCCTTGCTGGCTACAGAAAGAACTTTACCGGCAACAACCCTCCTGGTCAACTCGTGCTACCGGAGAACCTCAAGGAGTTCGGCATGTATATTCTCGGGCTGATCAAGTCGAGAGCCTTCAAGGGCGGCAAGGAACCTACGGATAGGAGAGTTCATGATATGCGGATGATTAAATCGATGGGTCCGTTGGAACTGTCGCTATACCTTTACCCACGGATTATCGCGATCCACAATCTTGACCCGACAGATGGTTTTGCCAACGAGAAAGGACATCTGGTAATGCCCGAAGGCATACGAGCGTCTTTCTCCAAGGTAGAAGAAGGCGGTGCATATATTGTGGATAACGGACAAGTATGCTTGCTATGGCTGCACGCACAGGTCTCGCCCAACCTACTCGAAGACCTTTTCGGCGAAGGCAACAACAGTCTAAAAGCGCTCGACCCCTTCCAATCCACCTTGCCCATCCTCGAGACCCACCTCAATGCACAAGTGCGGAACATTTTGCAATACCTAGAGACGACCAGAGCGTCCAAGGCTCTGACCATTCAACTTGCCCGACAAGGCCTGGACGGTGCCGAATACGAATTCGCCAGGCTGCTGTATGAAGACCGGAACAACGAGGCCCAAAGCTATGTAGACTGGCTTGTGCATGTACACAGACATATACAACTAGAG CTTGCCGGTCAACGAAAGAAAGAAGACTCGGGTGACGGTGTGGGATCAACGTTTGTGGGTCTGCGAACACCGTACTGGGGCTAA
- a CDS encoding APS2, Clathrin adaptor complex, small subunit has protein sequence MVLSFILIQNRQGKTRLAKWYAPYSDEEKVKLKGENYVDERVQKVHRLIAPRDQKHQSNFVEFRNMSKIVYRRYAGLFFCACVDTNDNELAYLEAIHFFVEVLDAFFGNVCELDLVFNFYKVYAILDEVFLAGEIEETSKQVVLTRLAHLDKLE, from the exons ATGGTGCTCTCGTTCATCTTGATCCAGAACAGGCA AGGCAAGACGCGGTTGGCAAAGTGGTATGCGCCGTATAGT GATGAGGAGAAGGTCAAGTTGAAGGGCGAG AACTACGTTGACGAGAGAGTACAAAAGGTTCATCGCCTCATTGCGCCACGCGACCAGAAGCACCAGTCCAACTTCGTCGAATTCCGAAACATGTCTAAGATCGTATACCGCCGATACGCTGGCCTCTTCTTTTGCGCATGCGTCGATACAAATGATAATGAGTTGGCGTACTTGGAGGCGATACATTTCTTTGTAGAGGTGTTGGACGCGTTCTTTGGTAATGTCTGTGAGCTGGATTTGGTCTTCAACTTCTACAAG GTGTACGCTATCCTCGACGAAGTGTTCCTAGCGGGCGAGATCGAAGAGACAAGTAAACAGGTGGTCTTGACACGGCTGGCGCATCTTGATAAACTAGAATGA
- a CDS encoding Ank-2 multi-domain protein, which translates to MGGARGMFRWAVCQLDTLGKCCNRAMLRKSLATLPRTLDQTYDRILSAISEEYSEYAMRILQWLTFSERPLSVEEIAEVVAIDVARDPAFDRDEVLEDPLEALDICSSLVTITKNEAGGRLRPAQQIIALAHYSVQEYLVSDRIKQGSAKQYSMQEAECHNAIARGSLEYLIQFQQPLSRETLKASALARYSAEFWSSHLRKTGDKVEQASQLIMGLMAREEPAYLNWIRLHDPDRTWEGRNLGKKLDCIPMPLYYVALLGFSTVTRLLLDKGAEVNAQGGGYGNALQAASAGGYEQVVKTLLNAGAEVNAQGGRHGNALQAASAEGHKQVVKTLLDKGAEVNAQGGHYGNALQAASRKDHEQVVKTLLDQGAEVNAQGGYYGNALQAASARGHKQVVKTLLDKGAEVNAQGGHYGNALQAASRKDHEQVVKTLLDQGAEVNAQGGEYGNALYAASWRGHEQVVKTLLDAGAKVNAQGGEYGNALYAASWGGHEQVVKMLLNKGAEVDGQGRYYGNALQAASHRGHEQIVQMLLNAGAEVNAQGGGYGNALQAASAEGHEQVVKMLLDAGAEVNAQGGQYGNALQAALAEGHEQVVKMLLDAGAEVNAQGGQYGNALQAALAGGYEQVVKTLLDAGAHQH; encoded by the exons ATGGGCGGAGCTCGCGGGAT GTTTCGATGGGCTGTGTGTCAGCTGGACACACTAGGAAAGTGTTGCAATCGAGCAATGTTGCGGAAATCTCTTGCCACTCTACCGCGGACGCTAGACCAGACATACGACCGCATCCTCTCCGCGATAAGCGAGGAATATTCTGAGTATGCGATGCGCATCCTGCAGTGGCTGACGTTCTCTGAGCGACCGCTATCTGTCGAAGAGATCGCCGAAGTCGTCGCTATCGACGTGGCGCGCGACCCAGCGTTCGACCGTGATGAGGTGCTAGAAGACCCGCTAGAAGCGCTGGACATTTGCTCTAGTCTAGTCACTATCACGAAAAACGAAGCGGGCGGAAGATTAAGGCCTGCCCAACAGATCATCGCTCTAGCACACTACTCAGTGCAGGAGTATCTTGTGTCAGATAGGATCAAACAAGGGTCAGCAAAGCAGTACAGCATGCAAGAGGCTGAATGTCACAATGCGATAGCGAGAGGCTCTTTAGAGTACCTGATCCAGTTCCAGCAACCGCTATCGAGGGAGACTCTTAAGGCTTCCGCACTTGCAAGATACTCAGCAGAGTTCTGGAGCAGCCATCTTCGAAAGACAGGAGACAAAGTAGAACAAGCTAGTCAGCTAATTATGGGTTTAATGGCTAGGGAAGAGCCTGCATATCTCAACTGGATTCGGTTGCATGATCCAGACCGCACATGGGAGGGGCGAAATCTGGGAAAAAAGCTTGATTGCATACCTATGCCGCTTTACTACGTAGCATTGTTAGGCTTTAGTACAGTCACAAGActgctgctcgacaagggTGCCGAGGTgaacgcgcagggtggaggctacggcaacgcactgcaggcagcttcagctGGAGGTTACGAGCAAGTAGTCAAGACACTGCTCAACGCGGGCGCCGAGGTGAACGCGCAGGGTGGGCGCcacggcaacgcactgcaggcagcttcagctGAAGGCCACAAGCAGGTAGTTAAGACActgctcgacaagggcgccgaggtgaaCGCACAAGGTGGACAttacggcaacgcactgcaggcagcttcaaGGAAAGACcacgagcaggtagtcaagacGCTGCTCGACcagggcgccgaggtgaaCGCACAAGGTGGATactacggcaacgcactgcaggcagcttcagctAGAGGCCACAAGCAGGTAGTTAAGACActgctcgacaagggcgccgaggtgaaCGCACAAGGTGGACAttacggcaacgcactgcaggcagcttcaaGGAAAGACcacgagcaggtagtcaagacGCTGCTCGACcagggcgccgaggtgaacgcgcagggtggagaGTACGGCAATGCACTATACGCAGCTTCATGGAGAGGCcacgagcaggtagtcaagacACTGCTCGACGCGGGCGCTAAGgtcaacgcgcagggtggagaGTACGGCAATGCACTATACGCAGCTTCATGGGGAGGCcacgagcaggtagtcaagatGCTACTTAACAAGGGCGCTGAAGTTGACGGGCAGGGTAGATACTACGGCAAtgcactgcaggcagcttcacACAGAGGCCACGAGCAGATAGTCCAGATGCTGCTCAACGCGGGCGCCGAGGTgaacgcgcagggtggaggctacggcaacgcactgcaggcagcttcagctgaaggccacgagcaggtagtcaagatgctgctcgacGCGGGCGCCGAGgtcaacgcgcagggtggacagtacggcaacgcactgcaggcagctttAGCTGAAGGCcacgagcaggtagtcaagatgctgctcgacGCGGGCGCCGAGgtcaacgcgcagggtggacagtacggcaacgcactgcaggcagctttAGCTGGAGGTTACGAACAGGTAGTCAAGACGCTGCTTGATGCGGGTGCTCATCAACATTAG
- a CDS encoding vegetative incompatibility protein HET-E-1, whose translation MRLLYTIGDGGLGWTEDLVGDKIPSYAILSHTWGGQEATFKDLRNHSNIEEVDAKVKEGYRKIFFCAQQAKRDSLDYFWVDTCCIDKTNSQELQEAINSMFRWYQNAKKCYVYLPDVECNTPNAESESSWRWKPTFRKSK comes from the coding sequence ATGCGGCTGCTATACACGATAGGCGATGGGGGACTTGGGTGGACTGAGGACTTGGTCGGAGACAAGATCCCCTCGTATGCGATCCTGTCGCACACCTGGGGCGGGCAGGAGGCAACCTTCAAGGACCTTCGGAACCATAGCAATATAGAGGAAGTAGATGCAAAAGTCAAGGAGGGTTATCGAAAGATATTCTTCTGCGCTCAGCAAGCTAAGCGCGATAGTCTAGACTACTTTTGGGTAGACACCTGCTGCATTGACAAGACGAACAGCCAAGAGCTTCAGGAAGCGATCAACTCTATGTTCCGCTGGTATCAAAACGCAAAGAAGTGTTACGTCTACCTTCCAGACGTCGAGTGCAACACTCCTAATGCGGAAAGTGAATCAAGCTGGAGGTGGAAGCCAACCTTCAGGAAGAGCAAGTAG